Proteins encoded by one window of Arabidopsis thaliana chromosome 2, partial sequence:
- a CDS encoding Plant self-incompatibility protein S1 family (Plant self-incompatibility protein S1 family; LOCATED IN: endomembrane system; CONTAINS InterPro DOMAIN/s: Plant self-incompatibility S1 (InterPro:IPR010264); BEST Arabidopsis thaliana protein match is: Plant self-incompatibility protein S1 family (TAIR:AT1G51250.1).) translates to MASLLKTVILDLRKMNHLIIFTLVIAIHFSFNEACNTPNVVEIHNQLAPGKLLKHHCRGSINEQDKGVQYLKVNQNFTIVFSDVSNRRERTVWTCMLNHGDKMEFHFNLQVYRAAATERCNQYRSWTAKPDGIWFRRDRNKPSGHVRNWMR, encoded by the coding sequence ATGGCCTCATTACTCAAAACAGTTATCTTAGATctaagaaaaatgaatcacCTCATAATTTTTACGTTAGTTATTGCCATTCATTTTTCGTTCAATGAAGCTTGCAACACACCAAATGTTGTAGAAATTCATAACCAACTCGCTCCCGGTAAACTTCTCAAGCATCATTGTCGTGGTAGTATTAACGAGCAAGATAAAGGTGTCCAATATTTAAAAgtcaatcaaaattttaccATTGTGTTTTCGGATGTTTCCAACAGAAGAGAAAGGACAGTGTGGACATGTATGTTGAACCATGGGGATAAAATGGAGTTTCATTTTAATCTTCAAGTATACAGAGCAGCTGCAACTGAACGATGTAATCAGTATCGCTCATGGACTGCTAAGCCTGATGGAATTTGGTTTAGAAGAGATCGTAATAAACCGTCGGGACATGTACGTAACTGGATGAGATAA